From Candidatus Dadabacteria bacterium, one genomic window encodes:
- the rplK gene encoding 50S ribosomal protein L11 codes for MKKISGYIKLLIEAGKASPSPPVGPALGQRGVNIMEFCKAFNAQTSSSEGLLPVTVTVYADRSFDLQIKTPPTSYLLKKAAGLEKGSGSTPRTKAGKITEEQAREIAQRKLEDLNTDEIDAALMVVRGTARSMGIDIEG; via the coding sequence ATGAAGAAAATAAGCGGTTACATAAAGTTGCTGATTGAGGCGGGAAAGGCATCCCCTTCGCCTCCGGTAGGTCCCGCGCTCGGACAAAGAGGCGTGAACATAATGGAATTCTGCAAAGCCTTTAATGCCCAGACGTCTTCTTCCGAAGGGCTTCTTCCAGTTACGGTGACCGTTTACGCGGACAGGTCTTTTGATCTTCAGATAAAAACTCCCCCTACTTCTTACCTGCTGAAAAAAGCTGCGGGCCTTGAAAAAGGTTCAGGATCCACTCCGAGGACCAAAGCCGGCAAGATTACGGAGGAACAGGCAAGGGAGATAGCGCAAAGAAAGCTCGAGGATCTCAATACTGATGAAATTGATGCGGCTTTGATGGTTGTGCGTGGTACCGCGAGAAGCATGGGAATTGATATAGAAGGATAG
- a CDS encoding OmpH family outer membrane protein, which translates to MRKCLLLAAGFFMLFTFSAYAQQKIAYIDIKQVIRDSKAGKAANTSFQKEVEAKRAVIEQKRKALEDMRQDVIQNGAVMSESKRRNLAETIEKKQKDLDRTREDIRIELQRKDLELTQNVLKDIEAIVNKIGQQEKFGLIVEKTEAGILYGSSATDITNKVISVYDASR; encoded by the coding sequence ATGAGAAAATGTTTGTTGCTTGCCGCTGGGTTTTTCATGTTATTCACGTTTTCTGCTTATGCTCAGCAGAAAATAGCTTACATAGACATCAAGCAGGTTATCAGGGATTCAAAGGCCGGAAAGGCCGCCAATACTTCTTTCCAGAAAGAGGTTGAAGCCAAGAGGGCCGTAATAGAGCAGAAAAGGAAAGCTCTTGAAGACATGAGACAGGACGTCATACAAAACGGAGCGGTGATGAGCGAAAGTAAAAGAAGAAACCTTGCCGAGACCATAGAGAAAAAGCAGAAGGATCTGGATAGGACAAGAGAGGACATAAGGATTGAACTTCAGAGGAAGGATCTCGAGTTGACCCAGAATGTCCTTAAGGATATAGAAGCCATAGTTAACAAAATAGGCCAGCAGGAAAAATTCGGCCTTATCGTCGAAAAAACCGAGGCGGGCATTCTCTACGGCAGCTCAGCTACAGATATAACCAACAAAGTCATATCGGTTTACGACGCTTCCAGATAA
- a CDS encoding 50S ribosomal protein L10 encodes MLSKAEKQKVIDDLASRFHSVSSVFVVEYQGLKVKEMDVLRKKLRQTNTEFRVVKNTLLEKASLGTDIEKMKDLFSGPTAIAICDGESSAAAKVFVDYGEDFPEIKIKGGIFEGEVVDVSRIEQIAKLPSRQELISEFVGLLSAPMGNLVGVLEQARSNIVNVLEGLKEKKTK; translated from the coding sequence ATGCTCAGTAAAGCCGAAAAGCAGAAAGTAATTGACGACTTGGCATCCAGATTCCATTCCGTTTCCTCGGTGTTTGTTGTTGAATACCAAGGACTTAAGGTGAAGGAGATGGATGTCCTGAGGAAAAAACTCAGGCAGACCAATACGGAGTTCAGGGTTGTAAAGAACACCCTTCTGGAGAAAGCTTCACTAGGAACGGACATAGAAAAAATGAAAGATCTTTTTTCGGGTCCCACAGCGATTGCTATCTGTGACGGAGAGTCTTCCGCGGCAGCGAAGGTTTTTGTTGATTACGGCGAAGATTTCCCGGAAATCAAGATAAAGGGCGGTATATTCGAAGGAGAAGTAGTAGATGTATCCAGAATAGAGCAGATAGCAAAGCTTCCGTCAAGACAGGAGCTTATCTCCGAGTTTGTAGGCCTGCTTAGTGCTCCGATGGGCAACCTTGTGGGAGTCTTGGAGCAGGCACGCTCAAATATTGTCAATGTGTTAGAAGGTTTAAAAGAAAAGAAAACTAAATAA
- a CDS encoding 50S ribosomal protein L1, whose amino-acid sequence MTTRGKKYIDVSTKVDSRKEYTVDEAMELVAQAHYAKFDETVDIAVNLGIDPRHANQQIRSALVLPHGLGKKMTVLVFATDDKAVEAKDAGADYVGLDDIVEKISKENWLDFDVAIATPDVMSKVGRLGKVLGPRGLMPSPKVGTVTSDVANMVKESKAGRVEIRNDKSGVIHAPVGKVSFGKENLKENFLAFMGFLIKEKPVASKGIFLKRVSVSATMGPGIGVSVPDIRNELKSMGIAA is encoded by the coding sequence ATGACCACCAGAGGAAAAAAATATATTGACGTAAGCACCAAAGTAGATTCCCGCAAAGAGTATACGGTTGATGAGGCCATGGAGCTTGTGGCTCAGGCCCACTATGCGAAATTTGACGAAACGGTGGATATAGCCGTAAATCTTGGCATAGACCCCAGACATGCGAACCAGCAGATTCGTTCCGCACTCGTGTTGCCTCACGGTCTTGGGAAAAAAATGACGGTCCTCGTGTTTGCAACGGATGATAAGGCAGTCGAGGCAAAAGATGCCGGGGCCGATTATGTGGGTCTTGACGATATCGTGGAAAAAATTTCTAAGGAGAACTGGCTTGATTTTGACGTGGCTATAGCCACTCCTGACGTGATGTCAAAGGTTGGAAGACTGGGAAAAGTGCTGGGGCCAAGAGGACTGATGCCGAGTCCTAAGGTAGGTACTGTAACTTCGGACGTCGCTAACATGGTCAAGGAATCAAAGGCCGGTCGTGTTGAAATCAGAAATGACAAAAGCGGGGTTATACACGCTCCTGTTGGAAAAGTCTCTTTCGGAAAAGAGAACCTGAAAGAAAACTTCCTCGCCTTTATGGGTTTTCTGATCAAAGAGAAACCTGTTGCTTCTAAGGGTATTTTTCTGAAGAGAGTTTCGGTGTCGGCGACCATGGGTCCCGGTATCGGAGTTAGTGTGCCGGATATTAGGAATGAACTTAAAAGTATGGGAATTGCGGCGTAA
- the rpoB gene encoding DNA-directed RNA polymerase subunit beta, which produces MTIENIESQELRKDFSKIPQVLDIPHLLDVQIKSYEDFLQADVPPDERSDTGLHGAFKAVFPLEDYNGKASLEYLSYRLDEPKYDFAECRLKGYTYTAPLYVTFRLIIWDIPEGEKGQKDTERQFRDIKEQEIYFGEVQLMTPSGSFIVNGTERVIVNQLHRSPGVFFDRDKSKNQLSGKEGSFIARIVPQNGRWLDFEYDLKDMLHVRIDRKKKFHVTVLLKAMGYDEQQIMDFFYPVETFHIEPEELRKEVTAEVFEVGAEGFKKEKTTEIISYQKVTVDINHPETGDLIGRKGRRLKNLLSRFEEVGMSSIPVSDEEIMEKPSAEVVSDPETGEVILDFNEEITEEKLDELRRVGKKTLRVYYIDKTLFVSSLRTTLLSDKVDSCEEAITEIYKKFRPTDPPSDEVARTFFENMFFTQDAYRLSKVGRIKINYKLKRKGVSDDHLTLDREDILLTVKYLLDLKGGRGSTDDIDHLGNRRVRTVGELIEDRFYHGLERLARFVKEKMGYQTIENLMPNEVLVPKTVTSVLKEFFTTGQLSQFMDQTNPLSEITHKRRLSALGPGGLTRERAGFEVRDVHSSHYGRICPIETPEGPNIGLISSLSTYAKIDESGFIRTPYRKVKDGRVTDEIIYMNALMEEDYIVAQANAPLEEDGSFKLPFVSARGNGEFMMVEREEVEFMDVSPSQLVSVSASLIPFLEHDDANRALMGSNMQRQAVPLIKSASPLVGTGFESKVAKDSGVTVVARRDGVVESVDAVRIVVKSTERSREGGVDIYNLIKFHRSNQSSCWNQTPIVCQGQRVRKGQVIADGCSTDRGELALGQNMVVAFMPWGGYNFEDAILISERVVKDDAFTSIHIEEFECTARETKLGREDITRDIPNVSEESLRYLDESGIIMIGAEVEPGDILVGKISPKAETQLSPEERLLRAIFGDKAGDVKDSSLKVSSGVYGTVIDVETLVSRSVDKDERSKDIENQEISKLMEEKENEVSILRRDAVDRVKHIVLGKTSLSKITVNRKTILKSGQEITEEILDAIPLEKLVDVRIKNLPEAGEELTGIIGRVLKRIDYVTATYEQRIEKLKKPDELPPGVLRVVKVRIAVKRKLQVGDKMAGRHGNKGVVSKILPQEDMPYLSDGRPVDMVLNPLGVPSRMNVGQILETHLGWGGRELGRQLNEYIEQEFSDEALRKKLLEIYSDSSQTRELVESLDREGLVKLVRELEDGVPVKSPVFDGAHETEIARIQELAGIDEDGKTILFDGQTGEPFDQKVCVGIMYMLKLHHLVEEKIHARAIGPYSLVTQQPLGGKAHFGGQRLGEMEVWALEAYGAAYTLQEFVTIKSDDVAGRTRIFDSIVRGDMNFEPGLPESFKVLRKELQALGLDVDLIEEEVEIEPLPKY; this is translated from the coding sequence TTGACCATAGAGAATATAGAGTCTCAGGAATTAAGGAAAGATTTTTCGAAGATCCCCCAGGTTCTGGATATCCCCCACCTGCTTGATGTACAGATAAAATCGTACGAAGATTTTCTGCAGGCCGATGTTCCTCCAGATGAGCGTTCGGACACCGGCCTTCATGGAGCCTTCAAGGCTGTTTTTCCTCTTGAGGATTATAATGGCAAGGCTTCTTTGGAATATCTCAGCTACAGGCTGGACGAACCCAAGTATGATTTCGCCGAATGCAGGCTTAAGGGCTATACCTACACTGCTCCTCTTTATGTAACTTTCCGTCTTATAATTTGGGACATTCCTGAAGGTGAAAAAGGACAGAAAGATACCGAGAGACAGTTCCGCGACATTAAAGAGCAAGAGATATACTTTGGGGAAGTACAGCTTATGACCCCCAGCGGTTCTTTTATAGTAAACGGAACCGAAAGAGTAATCGTAAACCAGCTCCACAGATCTCCCGGAGTGTTTTTTGATCGGGACAAAAGCAAGAACCAGCTGTCCGGAAAGGAAGGATCTTTTATAGCGAGAATCGTTCCTCAAAACGGTCGCTGGCTTGATTTTGAATATGATCTGAAAGACATGCTCCATGTGCGCATAGACAGAAAGAAAAAATTCCACGTCACCGTTCTTCTCAAGGCCATGGGTTATGATGAGCAGCAGATAATGGATTTTTTCTATCCCGTGGAGACTTTCCATATAGAACCGGAAGAACTTCGAAAAGAAGTAACCGCGGAAGTTTTCGAGGTGGGAGCGGAGGGTTTTAAGAAAGAAAAGACCACCGAAATAATTTCCTATCAGAAAGTGACTGTGGATATAAACCATCCGGAAACAGGTGACCTTATAGGTAGAAAGGGAAGAAGGCTGAAAAATCTTCTTTCAAGATTCGAAGAAGTTGGCATGAGTTCCATACCTGTTTCAGATGAAGAGATAATGGAAAAACCCTCGGCCGAAGTGGTCTCCGACCCCGAAACTGGGGAAGTAATACTAGATTTCAATGAGGAAATAACGGAAGAGAAACTCGACGAACTCCGCAGAGTCGGTAAAAAAACCCTCAGAGTCTACTACATAGACAAGACCCTGTTCGTGAGTTCTCTTCGGACCACACTTCTTTCCGATAAGGTGGATTCATGTGAGGAAGCCATAACGGAGATATACAAGAAATTCAGGCCGACGGACCCTCCTTCCGATGAAGTCGCGCGGACTTTCTTTGAAAACATGTTCTTCACCCAGGATGCATACAGACTCTCGAAAGTGGGTCGGATCAAAATCAACTATAAGCTCAAGAGGAAGGGCGTGAGCGATGATCATCTTACTTTGGACAGAGAAGATATCCTTCTGACCGTGAAATACCTGCTTGATTTGAAAGGTGGCAGGGGATCTACCGACGACATAGACCATCTCGGCAACCGAAGGGTAAGAACCGTTGGGGAACTTATAGAGGACCGTTTTTATCACGGCCTTGAGAGGCTTGCACGGTTTGTGAAGGAAAAAATGGGATACCAGACCATAGAAAACCTCATGCCTAATGAAGTACTGGTTCCGAAAACCGTTACATCGGTTCTCAAGGAGTTTTTCACCACGGGTCAGCTTTCCCAGTTCATGGATCAGACCAACCCTCTGTCGGAAATAACTCATAAAAGAAGGCTGAGCGCACTTGGTCCGGGCGGTCTTACCAGAGAGAGGGCGGGGTTCGAGGTAAGAGATGTTCACTCTTCCCATTATGGGAGAATATGTCCTATAGAAACTCCGGAAGGTCCTAATATCGGACTTATATCCAGCTTGAGCACTTATGCGAAGATAGATGAATCCGGATTTATCCGGACTCCTTACAGGAAAGTGAAGGACGGGCGTGTTACGGACGAAATAATTTATATGAATGCGCTTATGGAAGAGGATTACATTGTAGCTCAGGCAAACGCCCCCCTTGAAGAGGACGGGTCTTTCAAACTACCTTTTGTCTCCGCCAGGGGAAATGGCGAATTTATGATGGTTGAGAGGGAGGAGGTTGAGTTTATGGACGTGTCCCCTTCGCAGCTTGTTTCGGTTTCGGCTTCTCTTATTCCCTTTCTTGAGCATGATGACGCGAACAGGGCCCTTATGGGTTCTAATATGCAGCGCCAGGCCGTGCCACTCATAAAGAGTGCCTCGCCGCTTGTGGGGACAGGTTTTGAAAGCAAGGTGGCCAAGGACTCCGGGGTTACGGTCGTCGCACGCAGAGATGGCGTAGTGGAGTCCGTAGATGCGGTTAGGATTGTGGTTAAATCCACGGAAAGAAGTCGCGAAGGTGGGGTGGATATCTACAACTTGATAAAGTTCCACCGCTCAAACCAGAGTTCCTGCTGGAATCAGACGCCTATAGTTTGCCAAGGGCAGCGGGTGAGGAAAGGACAGGTAATAGCGGATGGGTGTTCGACGGACCGTGGCGAACTGGCGCTCGGACAGAATATGGTTGTCGCCTTTATGCCATGGGGAGGATACAACTTTGAAGACGCAATCTTGATATCCGAGAGGGTTGTAAAGGACGATGCATTCACCTCAATTCATATTGAGGAGTTTGAGTGTACGGCAAGGGAGACGAAACTCGGAAGAGAAGATATAACCAGAGATATACCTAATGTGTCCGAAGAGTCCCTTAGGTATCTGGATGAAAGCGGAATAATAATGATAGGTGCCGAGGTTGAGCCTGGAGACATACTGGTTGGAAAAATTTCTCCAAAAGCCGAAACTCAGCTTTCTCCGGAAGAGAGGCTCTTAAGGGCGATCTTCGGAGATAAGGCCGGGGATGTCAAGGATTCCTCCCTCAAGGTTTCTTCCGGGGTATACGGTACCGTGATAGATGTTGAAACTCTTGTGTCCCGCTCCGTGGATAAGGACGAGAGAAGTAAAGACATTGAGAACCAAGAAATCTCAAAATTGATGGAAGAGAAAGAGAACGAGGTAAGTATTCTCAGGCGGGATGCGGTTGACAGAGTAAAGCATATTGTTCTCGGCAAAACTTCGCTTTCCAAAATAACGGTTAACAGAAAAACCATTCTTAAAAGCGGACAGGAAATTACTGAAGAGATTCTTGATGCTATTCCCTTAGAAAAGCTTGTTGATGTTAGGATAAAGAACCTTCCCGAAGCGGGTGAAGAACTGACTGGAATAATTGGCAGAGTTCTCAAACGCATTGATTACGTGACCGCTACTTATGAGCAGCGCATAGAAAAATTGAAAAAGCCCGATGAGTTGCCTCCCGGGGTTCTGAGAGTGGTTAAGGTCCGCATTGCGGTTAAAAGGAAGCTTCAGGTTGGTGACAAAATGGCGGGACGGCATGGCAACAAGGGTGTCGTATCGAAAATACTTCCGCAGGAAGATATGCCTTATCTCTCCGACGGGAGGCCGGTTGACATGGTTCTTAACCCGCTCGGCGTGCCTTCAAGGATGAACGTTGGCCAGATACTGGAGACCCATCTGGGGTGGGGCGGCAGAGAACTGGGAAGGCAGCTTAATGAGTATATCGAACAGGAATTTAGCGACGAAGCCCTAAGAAAGAAGCTTCTGGAAATATACTCGGATTCTTCGCAGACACGGGAGCTTGTAGAGTCGCTGGACAGAGAGGGTCTTGTAAAGTTGGTAAGAGAGCTTGAAGACGGAGTGCCGGTAAAATCCCCGGTCTTTGACGGTGCCCACGAGACTGAAATTGCGCGTATCCAGGAGCTTGCCGGCATCGACGAAGATGGAAAGACTATTCTTTTTGATGGTCAGACCGGTGAACCTTTTGATCAGAAAGTGTGCGTTGGGATAATGTACATGTTAAAGCTCCATCACCTTGTTGAAGAGAAAATTCATGCGAGGGCAATCGGGCCTTATTCCCTAGTAACGCAGCAGCCCCTTGGCGGGAAGGCCCACTTCGGTGGACAGAGACTTGGAGAAATGGAGGTCTGGGCGCTTGAAGCCTACGGGGCCGCCTACACCCTTCAGGAATTTGTCACCATAAAATCAGACGACGTAGCGGGACGGACGAGAATATTCGACTCGATCGTAAGAGGTGATATGAATTTTGAACCAGGTCTCCCTGAATCTTTCAAAGTGTTGCGCAAGGAACTGCAGGCGTTGGGACTTGATGTGGATCTTATTGAAGAGGAAGTGGAAATTGAACCGCTTCCGAAATATTAA
- the secE gene encoding preprotein translocase subunit SecE, which yields MEKFDRIKVDTTRYLSGVATELKRITWPERKDTVKSTLVVVIITAFFALFFMLADYVFSFLFGLILS from the coding sequence ATGGAAAAATTTGACAGGATCAAAGTTGATACGACCAGGTATCTCAGCGGTGTTGCTACAGAACTGAAAAGAATAACCTGGCCCGAGCGTAAAGATACGGTTAAATCAACCTTAGTGGTTGTTATTATTACCGCGTTTTTTGCACTCTTTTTTATGCTGGCCGATTACGTGTTCTCTTTTCTGTTTGGTCTTATACTGAGTTAA
- the nusG gene encoding transcription termination/antitermination factor NusG translates to MPSKWYIVHVNTGFEERVKTQIENGMESMNNENLAIDEVFIPTETVVETQKGGRKRTSIRKFFPGYIMLKMELNKETLDFVREIPKVISFVGGRPVDGKINIDSIPEVDEEKVNEIKTRAKEGTLKPKPSVAFEKGEPIRVIEGPFANFSGIIEDVKPEKARVQVLVSIFGRTTPIELDFNQVEKI, encoded by the coding sequence ATGCCGAGCAAGTGGTATATAGTGCATGTAAATACCGGTTTTGAGGAACGGGTTAAAACCCAGATAGAAAACGGGATGGAGAGCATGAACAATGAAAACCTTGCCATTGACGAGGTTTTTATTCCTACTGAGACAGTAGTTGAAACACAGAAAGGCGGGAGGAAGAGAACATCTATTAGGAAATTCTTTCCCGGATATATAATGCTTAAAATGGAACTTAACAAGGAAACCCTGGATTTCGTACGGGAGATACCGAAAGTGATAAGTTTCGTGGGAGGTCGCCCGGTTGATGGAAAGATAAATATTGATTCCATCCCCGAAGTTGACGAAGAAAAAGTTAACGAGATAAAAACAAGGGCAAAAGAGGGCACGCTCAAGCCCAAGCCGAGCGTCGCTTTTGAAAAAGGAGAACCCATAAGAGTTATAGAAGGTCCTTTTGCTAATTTTTCCGGAATTATAGAAGATGTAAAACCCGAAAAAGCCAGGGTGCAGGTACTGGTCAGCATTTTTGGCAGGACCACACCCATAGAGCTCGATTTTAATCAGGTGGAGAAAATCTAG
- the fabZ gene encoding 3-hydroxyacyl-ACP dehydratase FabZ: MKLGVDEIKELIPHREPFLFVDSVLEIEKGRKIAAEKLFSPEEFFFRGHFPGNPIVPGVIVTEALAQAGGVLFNYSFRDELKKEGFENAYLMSLDRCRFRAPVVPGDKVVLEVELVRRRSRIIFFSAKASVDGKKVAEAEISAYLV; this comes from the coding sequence ATGAAGTTGGGTGTAGATGAAATAAAGGAGCTTATTCCTCACAGAGAGCCTTTTCTGTTCGTTGACTCTGTGCTGGAAATTGAAAAGGGCAGAAAGATTGCCGCCGAGAAGCTCTTTTCTCCCGAAGAATTCTTCTTCAGAGGACACTTCCCCGGCAACCCTATAGTTCCAGGAGTGATAGTTACCGAAGCGCTGGCCCAGGCCGGAGGAGTGCTCTTCAACTATTCTTTTAGGGATGAACTGAAAAAAGAAGGTTTCGAAAACGCCTATCTTATGAGCCTTGATCGTTGCCGGTTCAGAGCGCCGGTGGTTCCGGGTGACAAGGTGGTTCTCGAGGTGGAACTCGTTAGAAGAAGATCTAGAATAATATTCTTTTCCGCAAAAGCTTCCGTGGACGGGAAAAAAGTGGCGGAGGCGGAAATTTCCGCTTACCTGGTATGA
- a CDS encoding 50S ribosomal protein L7/L12, whose protein sequence is MPDISRTDVVTYLEQASMLEISELIEEIKEKFGVQAAAPQVAVATAAGAEAAPAAEEKTEFSVILSSFGDKKIQVIKAVREIAGLGLKESKELVEGAPKPVKEGVSKDEAADIKKKLEDAGATVEVN, encoded by the coding sequence ATGCCCGATATTAGTAGAACAGACGTTGTCACCTATCTTGAACAAGCTAGCATGCTTGAGATCTCCGAACTGATAGAGGAAATAAAGGAAAAGTTCGGTGTTCAGGCCGCTGCGCCACAAGTCGCTGTTGCCACTGCTGCCGGTGCCGAAGCCGCTCCTGCGGCCGAAGAGAAAACTGAGTTTAGTGTAATTCTCAGTTCTTTCGGAGACAAGAAAATACAGGTCATAAAAGCAGTAAGGGAAATTGCGGGTCTTGGACTCAAGGAATCCAAGGAGCTTGTTGAAGGAGCTCCCAAACCTGTAAAAGAGGGAGTTAGCAAGGATGAGGCTGCAGACATCAAGAAAAAGCTTGAAGACGCCGGGGCAACCGTTGAAGTTAACTGA
- the tuf gene encoding elongation factor Tu — protein sequence MSKAKFERGKPHLNIGTIGHVDHGKTTLTAAITSILSKRGQAEYVEFDNIDKAPEERERGITINIAHVEYETDIRHYAHVDCPGHADYVKNMITGAAQMDGAVLVVSAPDGPMPQTREHILLARQVGVPYIVVALNKVDMLDDEELLELVELEIRELLSEYGFPGDDIPVVKVSALKAIEGDEGAAEQVVELMNQIDSYVPEPERDMDKPFLMAIEDVFTISGRGTVVTGRVERGRIVAGNEIEIVGFKETTKTVATSLEMFRKILDDAQAGDNVGVLLRGTGKEEVERGQVLSAPGSIKPHRKFKAEVYVLKKEEGGRHTPFFPGYRPQFYLRTTDVTGAVILPEGVEMVMPGDNVGMEVELIAPVAMEEQLRFAIREGGRTVGAGVVTEIIE from the coding sequence ATGTCTAAGGCGAAGTTTGAGAGGGGGAAGCCGCATTTAAACATAGGTACGATAGGCCATGTGGATCATGGCAAGACTACTTTAACGGCGGCGATAACGAGCATACTGTCAAAGCGAGGGCAGGCGGAGTACGTGGAGTTTGACAACATAGACAAGGCGCCGGAAGAGAGGGAGAGGGGGATAACGATAAACATAGCGCACGTTGAGTATGAAACAGACATCAGGCACTACGCGCACGTTGACTGTCCCGGGCACGCTGACTACGTGAAGAACATGATAACGGGGGCTGCGCAGATGGACGGCGCTGTGTTGGTGGTGAGTGCACCTGACGGGCCGATGCCACAGACAAGGGAGCACATACTGCTTGCAAGGCAGGTGGGAGTGCCGTACATAGTGGTGGCGCTTAACAAGGTGGACATGCTTGATGACGAGGAGCTGCTTGAGCTTGTGGAGTTAGAGATAAGGGAGCTTCTGAGCGAGTACGGGTTTCCTGGGGATGACATACCGGTGGTTAAGGTAAGCGCTCTTAAGGCGATAGAGGGGGATGAGGGTGCGGCAGAGCAGGTAGTGGAGTTAATGAACCAGATAGACAGTTATGTACCGGAGCCCGAGAGGGACATGGACAAGCCGTTTTTGATGGCGATAGAGGATGTGTTCACGATATCTGGAAGGGGCACGGTGGTAACTGGGAGAGTGGAGAGGGGGAGGATAGTAGCGGGGAACGAGATAGAGATAGTAGGGTTTAAAGAGACGACGAAGACAGTGGCTACGAGTTTGGAGATGTTCCGCAAGATACTTGACGATGCGCAGGCAGGGGACAACGTGGGAGTGCTGCTCAGGGGGACGGGGAAGGAAGAAGTGGAGAGGGGGCAGGTGTTGAGTGCTCCGGGGAGCATAAAGCCTCACAGGAAGTTCAAGGCGGAGGTGTATGTGTTAAAGAAAGAGGAGGGAGGAAGGCACACGCCGTTTTTCCCTGGGTACAGGCCGCAGTTTTATTTAAGGACAACGGACGTGACGGGGGCAGTGATATTGCCAGAGGGGGTGGAGATGGTGATGCCTGGGGACAATGTGGGCATGGAAGTGGAGTTGATAGCACCGGTGGCGATGGAGGAGCAGTTGCGTTTTGCGATAAGAGAGGGTGGAAGAACAGTTGGGGCAGGCGTAGTAACAGAAATCATTGAGTGA